From Salipiger profundus, a single genomic window includes:
- a CDS encoding c-type cytochrome: protein MRTTLTLALALAVVVTGASAQDADIGRGLYHTHCATCHGLEGRGDGPMSGVLLIKPVNLTELTAANGGTFPLERVVKRIDGRDPLVSHGSPMPVYGDYFEGIFDVPIKTPAGQPVLTSRPVVNLVAYLLEIQKQE, encoded by the coding sequence ATGCGCACGACACTGACGCTTGCCTTGGCCCTCGCGGTCGTCGTCACGGGCGCTTCGGCGCAGGATGCCGACATCGGCCGCGGTCTCTACCACACCCATTGCGCCACCTGCCACGGGCTGGAAGGGCGCGGCGATGGCCCGATGTCCGGCGTGCTGCTCATCAAGCCGGTGAACCTGACCGAGCTCACCGCCGCCAACGGCGGAACCTTCCCGCTGGAGCGGGTGGTGAAGCGCATCGACGGGCGCGATCCGCTGGTCAGCCACGGCTCGCCCATGCCGGTCTACGGCGACTACTTTGAAGGCATCTTCGACGTGCCGATCAAGACCCCGGCAGGCCAGCCGGTCCTGACCTCGCGGCCGGTGGTGAACCTCGTGGCCTACCTGCTCGAGATCCAGAAACAGGAGTAG
- a CDS encoding L,D-transpeptidase: MKAVLSALLLALAVCLLGAPALAEALRVEIDLSDQEMWVMQDGIVQHVWPVSTAREGKVTPVGTFTPYLLKRMHYSTLYDNAPMPWSIFFAGNYAIHGTTAVDRLGTPASAGCVRLAPENAQLLFDAVQAVGLAQTRIVIHR, from the coding sequence ATGAAAGCCGTCCTTTCCGCCCTGCTGCTGGCCCTCGCTGTCTGCCTGCTCGGTGCCCCCGCGCTGGCCGAGGCGCTGCGGGTCGAGATCGACCTTTCCGACCAGGAGATGTGGGTGATGCAGGACGGTATCGTGCAGCACGTCTGGCCGGTTTCCACCGCGCGCGAGGGCAAGGTGACGCCCGTGGGCACCTTCACGCCCTACCTGCTGAAGCGGATGCATTACTCGACCCTTTACGACAACGCGCCGATGCCGTGGTCGATCTTCTTCGCGGGGAACTACGCGATCCACGGCACGACCGCCGTCGACCGGCTGGGCACGCCTGCTTCGGCGGGCTGCGTGCGGCTCGCGCCCGAGAACGCGCAACTGCTCTTCGACGCGGTTCAGGCGGTGGGGCTCGCCCAGACGCGGATCGTCATTCACCGCTGA
- a CDS encoding bromoperoxidase yields the protein MLPPAPRMGPEELAAELAELYALSLVRDLPFPVMGDPHCEIWIEAGTRFTLHELLCELRSLSWFDAPALPLPAGSFSATRGSAEAEHRRGLRRNHDGQLTLRTLFRGVVARSGGPQPRLSAFHDADAHAANDPEPCAAPPADAPMSQWLDWVQRCSGAALVPPGQEAAFRPGLATPRDLVARVRESHPCRIYYNATLRLLARGAPLDPGLRAAGAAETLSAQAILSLMAETAELGFSAAMRMQGRADRLSRPGVSAARLTALVSGDAKGADDAAHRAAAEELSARAPQLLHWVDRLNRVQGRETRTGPVLLLPAMKEVASAHRADCAAQAVIAGALSTLLKALFDSRPHRRLRMVGAGCSGVDVAAEADRLAADIALARSVAGGWFQAENHRDLRLGEALACQVLRHRLERHGGALALGFTDFDGSEVSLSTHAANAGRVSASFRRDGRLAPWPMEALRGSGHLAVV from the coding sequence ATGCTGCCGCCCGCGCCGCGCATGGGGCCCGAGGAACTGGCCGCCGAGCTTGCCGAACTCTACGCGCTGTCGCTGGTGCGCGACCTGCCGTTCCCGGTGATGGGCGATCCGCATTGCGAGATCTGGATCGAGGCCGGCACCCGGTTCACCCTGCATGAGTTGTTGTGCGAACTGCGTAGCCTCAGCTGGTTCGATGCGCCGGCACTGCCTTTGCCCGCCGGGTCGTTCAGCGCCACAAGGGGCAGCGCCGAGGCCGAGCACCGCCGGGGGCTGCGCCGCAACCACGATGGGCAGCTCACCCTGCGCACGCTGTTTCGCGGCGTGGTTGCCCGGAGCGGCGGGCCGCAGCCGAGGCTCTCGGCCTTTCACGATGCCGACGCGCATGCCGCGAACGATCCCGAACCCTGCGCCGCCCCGCCGGCCGACGCGCCGATGTCGCAGTGGCTCGACTGGGTGCAGCGCTGCTCGGGCGCGGCACTGGTCCCGCCGGGGCAGGAGGCCGCGTTCCGGCCCGGGCTTGCCACGCCGCGCGACCTCGTGGCGCGCGTGCGGGAAAGCCATCCCTGCCGGATCTACTACAACGCCACGCTGCGTCTGCTGGCACGGGGGGCGCCTCTCGATCCGGGCCTTCGGGCGGCGGGCGCGGCCGAGACCCTTTCGGCGCAGGCGATCCTGTCGCTGATGGCCGAGACCGCCGAGCTGGGCTTTTCCGCCGCGATGCGGATGCAGGGGCGCGCCGACCGGCTCAGCCGGCCCGGGGTCTCTGCCGCGCGGTTGACCGCGCTGGTCTCGGGCGATGCTAAGGGCGCGGATGACGCTGCGCACCGGGCCGCCGCCGAGGAACTCTCGGCGCGGGCGCCGCAGCTGCTGCACTGGGTCGACCGGCTCAACCGCGTGCAGGGGCGCGAGACCCGGACGGGCCCCGTGCTCCTTCTGCCGGCCATGAAGGAGGTCGCGTCCGCGCACCGGGCGGATTGCGCGGCACAGGCAGTCATCGCGGGCGCGCTCTCGACGCTGCTGAAGGCACTGTTCGACTCGCGCCCGCACCGTCGGTTGCGGATGGTGGGCGCGGGCTGCAGCGGCGTCGACGTCGCCGCCGAGGCCGACCGGCTCGCCGCCGACATCGCGCTTGCCCGGTCGGTCGCGGGCGGCTGGTTCCAGGCCGAGAACCACCGCGACCTGCGGCTCGGCGAGGCGCTGGCCTGCCAGGTTCTGCGGCACCGGCTCGAGCGGCACGGCGGCGCACTCGCCCTCGGGTTCACCGATTTCGACGGCAGCGAGGTCAGCCTCTCGACCCATGCCGCCAACGCCGGTCGCGTCTCGGCCAGCTTCCGCAGGGACGGGCGCCTTGCCCCCTGGCCGATGGAGGCGCTGCGCGGCAGCGGGCATCTCGCGGTGGTGTGA
- the ectA gene encoding diaminobutyrate acetyltransferase: MPKDSFTPRKQDALVLRKPESTDGAAIWELVRACKPLDENSMYCNIVQAEHFRDTCVVAELDGDVVGWISGHMIPGQEAFFVWQVAVSSKARGLGLGRKMLTHLVNRDECADAKELKTTITEDNDASWGLFRSFARNIGGELTDEPHYVKDIHFDGQHDTEHMVTISLPREEAEVLRAA, translated from the coding sequence ATGCCGAAAGACAGCTTCACGCCCCGCAAACAGGATGCACTCGTGCTCCGTAAGCCTGAGTCGACCGATGGCGCCGCCATCTGGGAGCTCGTGCGCGCGTGCAAGCCGCTCGACGAAAACTCCATGTACTGCAACATCGTGCAGGCCGAGCACTTCCGCGACACCTGTGTCGTGGCCGAGCTCGATGGCGATGTCGTGGGCTGGATTTCGGGTCACATGATCCCCGGACAGGAGGCCTTCTTCGTGTGGCAGGTCGCCGTGAGCTCCAAGGCGCGCGGTCTTGGTCTCGGTCGCAAGATGCTGACGCATCTGGTGAACCGCGACGAGTGCGCCGACGCCAAGGAACTCAAGACGACGATCACCGAGGACAACGATGCTTCCTGGGGTCTCTTCCGCAGCTTCGCCCGCAATATCGGCGGCGAGCTGACCGATGAACCCCATTACGTCAAGGACATTCACTTCGACGGGCAGCACGACACCGAGCACATGGTGACGATCTCGCTGCCCCGGGAAGAGGCCGAAGTGCTGCGCGCCGCTTGA
- the ectB gene encoding diaminobutyrate--2-oxoglutarate transaminase, whose protein sequence is MNPDIYTRRESEARSYCRSFPTSFVKASGSILTDEKGTDYIDFLAGCSSLNYGHNDPDMKAALIEHISNDGVTHGLDMHTEQKEAFLTAFEDIILKPRGMDHKVMMVGPTGTNAVEAAMKLARKTTGRHNIVAFTNGFHGMTMGALAATGNAGKRNGGAMPLQGVTHLPYDGAMGPDVNTLDQIEFMLENPSSGLDAPAAFLVEPVQGEGGLNAASAEWLRGIAALAKKNGALLILDDIQAGIGRTGTFFSFEEMGIEPDMVPMAKSLSGMGLPFAALLLKPELDVWKPAEHNGTFRGNTHAFVTARVALEKFWKDDSFQTELKSKARTIEMGLTSIADMVDGARLKGRGLMRGVDVGSGDLAEKICAEAFKRGLIIETSGAHDEVVKVLAPLTTTEEQFEKGFEILRDATRAALTENNQIAAE, encoded by the coding sequence ATGAATCCCGATATCTACACGCGCCGCGAAAGCGAAGCGCGCTCCTACTGCCGTAGCTTTCCGACCAGCTTCGTGAAGGCCAGCGGCTCGATCCTCACGGACGAGAAGGGCACCGACTACATCGACTTTCTCGCCGGTTGCTCGTCGCTGAACTACGGTCACAACGACCCCGACATGAAGGCGGCGCTCATCGAGCACATCTCGAACGATGGCGTCACCCATGGTCTCGACATGCACACCGAGCAGAAAGAGGCCTTCCTGACCGCGTTCGAGGACATCATCCTCAAGCCGCGCGGCATGGACCACAAGGTGATGATGGTCGGCCCGACCGGCACCAACGCCGTCGAAGCCGCCATGAAGCTGGCGCGCAAGACGACCGGCCGCCATAACATCGTGGCCTTCACCAACGGCTTCCACGGCATGACCATGGGCGCACTCGCCGCGACCGGCAATGCCGGCAAGCGGAACGGTGGCGCGATGCCGCTACAAGGTGTCACCCACCTTCCCTACGACGGCGCGATGGGCCCGGACGTGAACACGCTCGACCAGATCGAGTTCATGCTCGAGAACCCGTCCTCGGGCCTCGACGCTCCGGCCGCGTTCCTCGTCGAGCCGGTCCAGGGCGAAGGCGGCCTGAACGCCGCATCCGCCGAATGGCTGCGTGGCATCGCGGCGCTCGCCAAGAAGAACGGCGCGCTGCTGATCCTCGACGACATCCAGGCAGGGATCGGCCGCACCGGCACCTTCTTCTCCTTCGAGGAGATGGGCATCGAGCCCGACATGGTGCCGATGGCCAAGTCGCTCTCGGGCATGGGCCTGCCGTTCGCGGCGCTGCTGCTCAAGCCGGAGCTCGACGTCTGGAAGCCGGCCGAGCACAACGGCACCTTCCGCGGCAACACCCATGCCTTCGTCACCGCCCGCGTGGCGCTCGAGAAGTTCTGGAAGGACGACTCGTTCCAGACCGAGCTCAAGTCGAAGGCCCGCACCATCGAAATGGGCCTGACCTCGATCGCCGACATGGTCGACGGTGCCCGTCTCAAGGGCCGTGGCCTGATGCGCGGTGTCGACGTCGGCTCGGGCGACCTTGCCGAGAAGATCTGTGCCGAAGCGTTCAAGCGTGGCCTCATCATCGAGACCTCGGGCGCGCACGACGAAGTGGTCAAGGTGCTCGCACCGCTGACCACCACGGAAGAGCAGTTCGAGAAGGGCTTCGAGATCCTTCGCGACGCCACCCGTGCCGCCCTGACCGAGAACAACCAGATTGCAGCGGAGTAA
- a CDS encoding transcriptional regulator: MSETALPIRISVLGPLHAEGGNGSVLTPKGAKNQALLALLALAPEMTRPRRWLEDKLWSQFGPEQASANLRQALSKLRGALGPFADILQADRASVALDRARVRVDLIEDGPPLDARVELLEGLDARDPEFEEWLRMERADLQARIARAAPREAKGILISCSTASHGATTDESDLMAEILANQIGENIGEQIRAWRQANDPDFPAELPPADLSVTCDILASEGGHTVFVKGIHLPSGRILYSKLQKVRHLEDVLTSEQQVAKLVFEAADCIIGKLPQVLDSARPESRATALSRLSMYRMFSFERDALREAYTLLRQAHELDGNGIYLAWSSMVRMIQLMELLEDDRDALREEAIALNYRAIEDSEDNPLVHALISKVRGTAQRDAYGAFDLAETAVDRNPASAFAWKSLAEAHMMKGDLAAAFDASARGRAIARNSPFRQWWDMGHCIIAIACNRAQEAIEAGEAAARSAPLSRPAHRHLLALYALDGQLDKAQATAVKLAKIEPGFTLDQIVNDESYPVRTLRRNGLLEPIRALL; this comes from the coding sequence ATGAGCGAAACCGCGTTGCCGATCCGCATATCGGTTCTTGGCCCGCTGCACGCCGAGGGCGGCAACGGCAGCGTGCTCACGCCCAAGGGGGCGAAGAACCAGGCGCTGCTCGCCCTGCTCGCGCTTGCGCCCGAGATGACGCGCCCGCGCCGCTGGCTCGAGGACAAGCTCTGGAGCCAGTTCGGCCCGGAGCAGGCCAGCGCCAACCTGAGGCAGGCGCTGAGCAAGCTGCGCGGCGCGCTGGGCCCATTTGCCGACATCCTTCAGGCCGACCGCGCCTCGGTCGCGCTGGACCGGGCCCGCGTGCGCGTCGATCTGATCGAGGACGGCCCGCCGCTCGATGCGCGCGTCGAGCTTCTGGAGGGGCTGGACGCCCGCGACCCGGAGTTCGAGGAATGGCTGCGGATGGAGCGCGCCGACCTGCAGGCGCGGATCGCCCGCGCCGCCCCGCGCGAGGCCAAGGGCATTCTCATCAGCTGCAGCACCGCCTCGCACGGCGCCACGACCGACGAAAGCGACCTGATGGCCGAGATCCTCGCCAACCAGATCGGCGAGAACATCGGCGAGCAGATCCGCGCGTGGCGGCAGGCCAATGACCCGGACTTTCCGGCCGAGCTGCCGCCCGCCGACCTGTCGGTGACCTGCGACATCCTCGCATCCGAGGGCGGGCACACGGTCTTCGTGAAGGGCATACACCTGCCGAGCGGGCGGATCCTTTATTCCAAGCTGCAGAAGGTGCGCCATCTCGAGGACGTGCTGACCTCGGAACAGCAGGTCGCCAAGCTGGTGTTCGAGGCCGCGGACTGCATCATCGGCAAGCTGCCGCAGGTGCTCGACAGTGCCCGGCCCGAAAGCCGCGCGACGGCGCTGTCGCGGCTCAGCATGTACCGGATGTTCAGCTTCGAGCGCGACGCCCTGCGCGAGGCCTACACGCTGCTGCGGCAGGCGCACGAGCTGGACGGCAACGGCATCTACCTCGCCTGGAGCAGCATGGTGCGGATGATCCAGTTGATGGAGCTGCTCGAGGACGACCGCGACGCGCTGCGCGAAGAGGCCATCGCGCTCAACTATCGCGCCATCGAGGACTCCGAGGACAATCCGCTGGTGCACGCGCTCATCAGCAAGGTGCGCGGCACCGCGCAGCGCGATGCCTACGGCGCCTTCGACCTTGCCGAGACGGCGGTGGACCGCAACCCCGCCTCGGCCTTCGCGTGGAAATCGCTTGCCGAGGCGCACATGATGAAGGGGGATCTTGCCGCAGCCTTCGATGCCTCCGCACGGGGCCGGGCGATCGCCCGCAACTCGCCCTTCCGGCAGTGGTGGGACATGGGGCACTGCATCATCGCCATCGCCTGCAACCGCGCACAGGAGGCGATCGAGGCCGGCGAGGCCGCCGCGCGCTCGGCCCCACTGTCACGTCCGGCGCACCGGCACCTGCTCGCGCTCTACGCGCTCGACGGCCAGCTCGACAAGGCGCAGGCGACGGCGGTGAAGCTCGCCAAGATCGAGCCGGGATTCACCCTCGACCAGATCGTCAACGACGAGAGTTACCCGGTGCGCACGCTGAGACGGAACGGCCTTCTCGAACCGATCCGCGCCCTGCTTTAG
- a CDS encoding S8 family serine peptidase: protein MALIWTDAEASDFRDPYIDFSWELRQRREPPVGNAVFEPIFVRLKTPGRTARQTLLGLVKDERAPLLMEPFEQAVLARRCAATDPDAGLPDEYALYRALGTPDAEHAALFDVLDTGTPVALDPSGIPDTDALPGPAALEAGTPAQPIVAIVDDGIGFLNARFRKGTHSRFHAVWLQALERREAGSRRACLGEVLTREEIDTLLQAGPALNEAAVYADQNARLARHDARRSTDHGTSHGTHMLDLAAGADPDDARDPARDWPLLAVQLPPQAVADTSGTRFESYVVQAMRWILRQAEAIDPRAPVIVNLSLGMLAGPKDGSRFASYQLAREAAEWERVKKQPVRVVWSFGNDYRKRLVAGLDFAIVRDEDDDTQAVDWRIQPGDQTESFLELRAAPGQSLDGLALSLETPAGLASGFVQVAPGETRSLMRGDKAVARIYHVPERRLDSETVQRAHYLLAIGPTDSRHREPLAPAGRWRLHCRYETRARLNLVLQIQRDDSLSGYRARARQSYFDDPGAHDWSAGYLDYSALSSPGAIRHAGSHNALASSTARQVFLVGAARCSREDDDLPPADYTGEGAHWSVEGPTVATVADRSRIRAGVLASGTLSGSSRALNGTSAAAGRLTRALALSATTLKANATSPHVADLASPALALHEVPRDRRSRLGDYVVEPST, encoded by the coding sequence ATGGCGCTGATCTGGACCGACGCCGAAGCGTCCGATTTCCGCGACCCCTACATCGATTTCTCGTGGGAGTTGCGGCAGCGCCGCGAGCCCCCGGTCGGGAATGCCGTATTCGAGCCGATCTTCGTGCGACTGAAGACGCCGGGCCGCACGGCCCGGCAAACGCTGCTCGGGCTGGTAAAGGACGAGCGCGCCCCGTTGCTCATGGAGCCGTTCGAGCAGGCGGTGCTGGCGCGGCGCTGTGCCGCCACGGATCCCGACGCTGGGCTTCCCGACGAATACGCCCTCTACCGCGCCCTCGGCACGCCCGACGCGGAGCATGCCGCGCTCTTCGACGTTCTCGACACCGGCACGCCCGTCGCGCTCGATCCCTCGGGCATCCCCGACACCGATGCCCTGCCCGGCCCGGCGGCCCTGGAGGCAGGCACACCCGCGCAACCCATCGTCGCCATCGTCGACGACGGCATCGGCTTTCTCAACGCGCGGTTCCGCAAGGGCACGCACAGCCGCTTCCACGCGGTCTGGCTTCAGGCCCTCGAACGCCGCGAAGCCGGAAGCCGCCGCGCCTGCCTTGGCGAGGTGCTGACCCGCGAGGAGATCGACACGCTCTTGCAGGCCGGGCCCGCGCTCAACGAAGCCGCGGTCTACGCCGATCAGAATGCCCGGCTGGCACGCCACGACGCGCGGCGCTCGACCGATCACGGCACCAGCCACGGCACCCATATGCTCGACCTCGCCGCCGGAGCCGATCCCGACGACGCCCGCGACCCTGCCCGCGACTGGCCGCTGCTCGCGGTCCAGCTGCCGCCGCAGGCGGTGGCCGACACCTCGGGGACCAGGTTCGAGAGCTACGTCGTGCAGGCGATGCGCTGGATCCTGCGGCAGGCCGAGGCCATAGATCCGCGCGCGCCGGTCATCGTCAACCTGTCGCTGGGGATGCTCGCCGGACCCAAGGACGGCTCGCGCTTCGCCAGCTACCAGCTCGCCCGCGAGGCGGCGGAATGGGAGCGCGTGAAGAAACAGCCGGTGCGGGTGGTCTGGTCCTTCGGCAACGACTACCGCAAGCGGCTGGTGGCCGGGCTCGACTTCGCCATCGTGCGCGACGAAGACGATGACACGCAGGCGGTCGACTGGAGGATCCAGCCGGGCGACCAGACCGAGAGCTTTCTCGAGCTGCGCGCCGCCCCGGGCCAAAGCCTCGACGGGCTGGCACTGTCGCTCGAGACGCCGGCGGGGCTTGCCTCGGGGTTCGTTCAGGTGGCGCCGGGCGAGACGCGCAGCCTCATGCGGGGCGACAAGGCAGTGGCGCGGATCTACCACGTGCCGGAGCGAAGGCTCGATTCCGAAACCGTGCAGCGCGCGCACTACCTTCTGGCCATCGGCCCGACCGACTCCCGCCACCGCGAACCGCTGGCACCGGCGGGCCGCTGGCGCCTGCACTGCCGCTACGAGACGCGCGCGCGGCTGAACCTCGTGCTGCAGATCCAGCGCGACGACAGCCTGAGCGGTTACCGGGCGCGGGCCCGGCAAAGCTACTTCGACGACCCCGGCGCGCACGACTGGAGCGCCGGTTATCTCGACTACTCCGCCCTTTCGTCGCCGGGCGCCATCCGCCACGCCGGAAGCCACAACGCGCTGGCCTCGTCGACCGCGCGGCAGGTGTTTCTGGTCGGCGCCGCGCGATGCAGCCGTGAAGACGACGACCTGCCCCCCGCCGACTACACCGGCGAAGGCGCACACTGGTCGGTCGAGGGCCCGACCGTCGCCACCGTCGCCGATCGCAGCCGCATTCGGGCCGGGGTGCTGGCCAGCGGCACACTGAGCGGCAGCAGCCGCGCGCTCAACGGTACGAGCGCCGCCGCGGGGCGCCTGACCCGGGCACTCGCGCTCTCTGCCACGACGCTCAAGGCCAATGCCACCAGCCCGCATGTGGCGGATCTGGCCAGCCCGGCTCTTGCGCTGCATGAGGTGCCGCGCGACCGGCGGTCCCGGCTGGGCGACTACGTCGTGGAGCCATCGACCTGA
- a CDS encoding phosphatase PAP2 family protein: MPIYGHEGHEGHEGHEGHEGHEGHEGHEGHEGGGGSGALSSALGRARDGTLGYWDGKPSRDVNRVEGREAWLAVKRLDTVPRRAVMDQAIQGLFGVSFDRSDAPNVTGALTLQGTPLVTLERPKMSVLRDHQLPYLRAAADLRGDRLTEIRVETSNIQSFFAGVSYMSSGATKWSLALTQAIFRLCTHVEMPIKLGFDVPRPITFAYEVQPIIQTPGHGAWPSGHATESFAGATLLSFLFQDTDWAEPAPFAPRELLAAQTPLYRHAERIAINRTVAGVHFPTDSMAGAVLGVTLAEALVNLLEGRDKTTARSYHGADYAGDFNLSLLDAEIDPAGAITETEIDIDPEAVPAWLRAMWAEAKTEA; the protein is encoded by the coding sequence ATGCCGATTTACGGACATGAAGGCCACGAGGGCCATGAAGGTCACGAGGGACACGAAGGCCATGAGGGGCACGAAGGTCACGAGGGCCACGAGGGCGGCGGCGGATCCGGCGCGCTGAGCTCTGCGCTTGGCCGGGCGCGCGACGGCACGCTCGGTTACTGGGACGGCAAGCCCTCGCGCGACGTGAACCGGGTCGAGGGGCGCGAGGCCTGGCTGGCGGTGAAGCGGCTCGACACGGTGCCGCGCCGGGCGGTGATGGACCAGGCGATCCAGGGCCTGTTCGGCGTCAGCTTCGATCGCAGCGATGCGCCGAACGTCACCGGAGCGCTGACCTTGCAGGGCACGCCGCTGGTGACGCTCGAGCGCCCGAAGATGTCGGTGCTGCGCGACCACCAGCTGCCCTACCTGCGCGCGGCGGCGGACCTGCGCGGCGACCGGCTGACCGAGATCCGGGTCGAGACGAGCAACATCCAGTCGTTCTTTGCCGGGGTCAGCTACATGTCCTCGGGGGCGACGAAATGGTCGCTGGCGCTGACTCAGGCGATCTTCCGGCTCTGCACCCATGTCGAGATGCCGATCAAGCTGGGCTTCGACGTGCCGCGCCCGATCACCTTTGCCTACGAGGTGCAGCCGATCATCCAGACCCCCGGTCACGGCGCCTGGCCGAGCGGGCACGCCACCGAAAGCTTTGCCGGTGCCACGCTGCTCTCATTCCTGTTCCAGGACACCGACTGGGCTGAGCCTGCGCCCTTCGCGCCGCGCGAGCTGCTGGCGGCGCAGACCCCGCTCTACCGGCATGCCGAGCGCATCGCCATCAACCGCACCGTGGCGGGCGTGCATTTCCCGACCGACAGCATGGCGGGGGCGGTGCTCGGGGTGACGCTTGCCGAGGCGCTGGTCAACCTGCTCGAGGGCCGCGACAAGACCACCGCGCGCAGCTACCACGGCGCCGACTACGCCGGTGACTTCAACCTGTCGCTCCTCGATGCCGAGATCGACCCGGCGGGCGCGATCACCGAGACCGAGATCGACATCGACCCCGAGGCGGTGCCGGCGTGGCTGCGCGCGATGTGGGCCGAGGCGAAGACCGAGGCCTGA
- a CDS encoding MarR family winged helix-turn-helix transcriptional regulator yields MDRTDESLIALRRILRATELYERDLASAAGVTPAKLRVMQIVQMKGGSATPKALATQMGVSQATITGLVDKLVKDSMVSRVPSERDRRQINVTLTPRGLETLSRAPDALQQRFVREFEQLEDWEQAQLLSSLERVATMLDARDIDASPVLTVGALDTDKSERKRAS; encoded by the coding sequence ATGGATCGAACGGATGAAAGCTTGATCGCATTGCGCCGCATATTGCGGGCCACCGAGCTCTATGAACGCGACCTCGCCAGTGCCGCGGGCGTCACGCCGGCAAAGCTGCGCGTGATGCAGATCGTACAGATGAAAGGCGGCAGCGCGACCCCCAAGGCGCTCGCGACCCAGATGGGCGTGAGCCAGGCCACGATCACGGGGCTGGTCGACAAGCTCGTCAAGGACAGCATGGTCAGTCGCGTCCCCTCCGAGCGGGACCGGCGGCAGATCAACGTGACACTCACGCCGCGCGGCCTCGAGACGCTCAGCCGCGCACCGGACGCGCTTCAGCAGCGCTTCGTGCGCGAGTTCGAACAGCTCGAGGACTGGGAGCAGGCACAGCTTCTGTCATCGCTCGAACGCGTTGCCACGATGCTTGACGCGCGCGACATCGACGCCTCGCCGGTTCTGACCGTGGGTGCGCTCGATACGGACAAGAGCGAGCGCAAGCGCGCCTCCTGA
- a CDS encoding DUF1194 domain-containing protein: MRRLCLALALLATPAAAQDTDLELVLLADASGSITPDELMFQREGYAQAITDPEVLAAIGNTAYGEIAVTYVEWAANQAQVVDWTRIRGAEDAADFAGALLVQPRQAYGRNAIGAALLEGLRLMEENDIDGWRRVIDFSGDSANNWSGPRIEDARAMVLAEGVTINALPILRPDDPGRAQGGLEALYEERIIGGMGAFVETAHSRDRFAEAVKRKLILEISTSGLPATRRAALD, from the coding sequence ATGCGCCGCCTCTGCCTCGCCCTCGCCCTGCTGGCCACGCCCGCCGCCGCGCAGGACACCGACCTCGAACTGGTGCTGCTGGCCGACGCCTCGGGCTCGATCACCCCCGACGAGCTGATGTTCCAGCGCGAAGGCTACGCGCAGGCGATCACCGACCCCGAGGTGCTCGCCGCCATCGGCAACACCGCCTATGGCGAGATCGCCGTCACCTACGTGGAATGGGCGGCGAACCAGGCGCAGGTGGTCGACTGGACCCGGATCCGCGGCGCCGAGGACGCGGCAGACTTCGCCGGGGCGCTGCTGGTGCAGCCACGGCAGGCCTACGGGCGCAACGCCATCGGCGCGGCACTGCTCGAGGGGCTGCGGCTGATGGAGGAAAATGACATCGACGGCTGGCGCAGGGTCATCGACTTCTCGGGCGACAGCGCCAACAACTGGTCCGGCCCCCGCATCGAGGACGCCCGCGCCATGGTCCTGGCCGAGGGCGTCACGATCAACGCGCTGCCGATCCTGCGCCCCGACGATCCGGGCCGCGCGCAGGGCGGGCTCGAAGCGCTCTACGAGGAACGCATCATCGGCGGCATGGGCGCCTTCGTGGAGACCGCCCACAGCCGCGACCGCTTCGCGGAAGCCGTGAAGCGCAAGCTCATCCTCGAGATTTCCACCTCCGGGCTGCCCGCCACGCGGCGCGCGGCGCTCGATTGA
- a CDS encoding adenosylcobinamide amidohydrolase produces the protein MLDLSAPWLSFALGQPMPVLSWAPHNGGLVTAERILWREVRNADLTEDLDVTDWLARELAQREDRRAVCFLTSRKLDAHVTATETQDGITATAVVTAGLSNAERIGTRLPQTWKVWGTINIALRLSAGLTLPARIEALSLVAEARTAAVLEAGVTLPSGAATGTGTDCIAVAAPEGHEMHCGKHTAAGHAIGRAVFEATRRAVADWQRDAARW, from the coding sequence ATGCTCGATCTTTCCGCCCCATGGCTCAGCTTCGCGCTCGGCCAGCCCATGCCGGTCCTGAGCTGGGCGCCGCATAACGGCGGGCTGGTGACGGCAGAGCGCATCCTCTGGCGCGAGGTGCGCAACGCGGATCTGACCGAGGATCTCGACGTGACCGACTGGCTCGCCAGGGAACTCGCGCAGCGCGAGGACCGGCGGGCCGTGTGCTTCCTGACCTCGCGCAAGCTCGACGCGCATGTCACCGCGACCGAGACCCAAGACGGCATCACCGCAACCGCCGTGGTCACCGCCGGCCTAAGCAACGCCGAGCGCATCGGCACGCGGCTGCCGCAGACCTGGAAGGTCTGGGGCACGATCAACATCGCCCTGCGGCTTTCGGCCGGGCTCACCCTGCCCGCCCGGATCGAGGCGCTGAGCCTCGTGGCCGAGGCGCGCACCGCCGCCGTGCTAGAAGCGGGCGTCACGCTGCCCTCGGGGGCGGCCACCGGCACGGGCACCGACTGCATCGCCGTCGCCGCGCCGGAGGGCCACGAGATGCATTGCGGCAAGCACACCGCCGCAGGCCACGCCATCGGCCGCGCGGTCTTCGAGGCCACCCGCCGCGCCGTTGCCGACTGGCAGCGCGACGCCGCGCGCTGGTAG